A part of Halobacillus shinanisalinarum genomic DNA contains:
- a CDS encoding TRAP transporter small permease yields the protein METVKKYVDKILLGVTATLFLIMVAVTTWQVIARYVLSNPSTITEEFIRFSLIWLSMLAASYVVGKRSHIAFTMISDRFKGKNKVGLELFIQIIFLLFSLGIMTYGGVKAISITMSQLSPSLGIPMGYVYLSLPVSGLLITFYSIINMIQLLKKDKTTDMENRGSVEYEKVGEVL from the coding sequence ATGGAAACAGTGAAAAAGTACGTTGACAAAATACTCTTGGGTGTAACGGCTACTTTGTTTCTTATTATGGTAGCGGTTACAACATGGCAAGTCATTGCCCGTTATGTTCTGAGTAACCCGAGTACAATCACGGAGGAGTTTATACGATTCAGTCTGATCTGGCTTTCTATGTTAGCTGCCTCGTACGTGGTGGGAAAAAGAAGCCACATCGCCTTTACGATGATCAGTGATCGGTTCAAAGGAAAGAACAAAGTAGGGTTAGAGCTTTTTATACAAATCATCTTTTTACTCTTTTCGTTGGGCATAATGACCTATGGTGGAGTGAAAGCTATTTCGATTACGATGTCCCAGCTGTCCCCTTCCTTAGGGATACCGATGGGATACGTGTACCTGTCCTTGCCGGTATCAGGTTTGTTGATTACGTTCTACAGTATCATCAATATGATTCAGTTATTGAAAAAAGATAAAACTACGGATATGGAAAATAGGGGTAGCGTGGAATACGAAAAAGTAGGTGAAGTTCTATGA
- a CDS encoding TRAP transporter large permease, whose translation MILQASLILVLVFAVLLAVGIPIAISIAVASLATILLILPIDIAVFSSAQKMVASIDSFSLIAVPFFILSGIIMNNGGIAAKLVDFSKLLAGRVPGSLSHTNVIGNSLFGSISSSAIAASTAIGGVMVPLQEKEGYDRKFAAAVNIASAPAGMVIPPSTGFIIFSLISGGTSIAALFMGGYIIGILWALAIMIVSYIIAKKRKYPVVTEKTNLNVKKIVWEAIPSILLIFIIIGGILTGVFTAVEASAIAVVYSFILAFFFYKTITFAQLPHVMAQAVEMTGVIMLLIAASSLMSFAMAFTGIPAALSSLVLSISDNPIIILLVMNLLLLLIGTVMDVAPAILIFTPIFMPIATGIGIDPVHFGIFFILNLCVGTITPPVGTGLFVGSSVGKVKIEQVLKPLLPFYAAIFVLLMLVTYIPQISLFLPNLLGL comes from the coding sequence ATGATCTTACAGGCTAGCTTAATTTTGGTCCTTGTTTTTGCAGTTCTTCTGGCGGTAGGTATACCGATAGCAATTAGTATTGCCGTTGCGTCTTTAGCTACCATCTTACTGATTCTACCCATCGATATAGCGGTTTTCTCCTCAGCTCAAAAGATGGTAGCCAGTATAGACAGTTTTTCCTTGATAGCGGTTCCATTCTTCATTTTATCTGGAATTATTATGAATAACGGCGGGATTGCCGCTAAGTTGGTGGACTTTTCTAAGCTGTTGGCGGGCAGGGTCCCGGGTTCTCTTTCCCATACGAACGTTATCGGAAACAGTCTGTTCGGTTCGATTTCCAGCTCTGCGATCGCTGCCTCCACAGCGATCGGTGGGGTTATGGTCCCGCTCCAGGAAAAAGAGGGGTACGATCGGAAATTTGCAGCAGCTGTCAATATTGCTTCAGCGCCGGCTGGAATGGTCATCCCTCCAAGTACCGGTTTCATCATTTTCTCCCTTATTAGTGGAGGGACTTCGATCGCAGCTCTATTCATGGGCGGATATATAATCGGTATCCTCTGGGCTCTCGCGATTATGATTGTTTCTTATATCATTGCCAAGAAAAGAAAATATCCGGTTGTGACTGAGAAAACCAATTTGAACGTGAAAAAAATCGTTTGGGAAGCTATTCCAAGTATCCTATTGATTTTTATTATTATCGGCGGAATACTGACAGGTGTCTTTACAGCAGTTGAAGCATCAGCTATTGCTGTCGTGTACTCCTTTATTTTAGCTTTCTTCTTTTATAAGACGATCACGTTTGCACAGCTGCCACATGTAATGGCTCAGGCTGTTGAAATGACAGGAGTAATTATGCTTCTGATTGCTGCTTCTTCCTTAATGTCATTTGCTATGGCTTTCACAGGTATTCCGGCAGCACTGAGCAGCCTGGTGTTAAGCATTTCTGATAATCCAATCATTATTTTACTAGTCATGAACCTTCTCCTGCTATTAATCGGTACGGTCATGGACGTAGCGCCGGCGATTCTGATTTTCACCCCGATTTTTATGCCGATTGCTACAGGTATTGGTATAGACCCTGTTCATTTTGGGATCTTCTTCATTCTCAACTTGTGTGTCGGTACCATCACACCTCCGGTTGGAACTGGGCTCTTTGTAGGATCGAGTGTAGGGAAAGTGAAAATTGAACAAGTACTGAAGCCACTCCTACCATTCTATGCAGCGATTTTCGTTTTACTTATGCTAGTCACATATATTCCGCAAATCAGTTTGTTCTTACCGAATCTGCTGGGATTATAA
- a CDS encoding DeoR/GlpR family DNA-binding transcription regulator: protein MMLSIERYEIILNKLETDKAVKVSQLSQLLGVTEKTVRIDLEALEEKGLLKRIHGGAVLENKEGEILPVSERQSSKTEIKDNIAREAVRMIEPHETILMDGGSTTSAISERLGDFPVTVITNDIKIAYILNDKENVQLVVLGGTRIPHSSSLLGDQATEALKRLRVNRLFFGTTGFSIEHGLTVLNSLHADWKRKIIDCADHITLVADSTKFEKIALVQFAEITNVSELITDDQLDHSSIKEIENKGVNVRVARKKR, encoded by the coding sequence ATGATGTTATCTATTGAACGATATGAAATCATTTTGAATAAATTAGAAACGGACAAAGCGGTCAAAGTCTCTCAGTTAAGCCAATTGCTTGGTGTAACGGAAAAAACCGTTCGAATCGATTTAGAAGCTTTGGAGGAAAAGGGATTATTGAAGAGGATTCATGGTGGTGCTGTGTTGGAGAACAAGGAAGGTGAAATCTTACCTGTCAGTGAGAGGCAATCCAGCAAGACAGAAATTAAGGATAACATCGCAAGGGAAGCCGTAAGGATGATTGAACCGCATGAAACGATTCTAATGGATGGCGGCAGTACGACGAGTGCGATTTCGGAAAGGCTCGGTGACTTCCCGGTAACCGTTATTACCAACGATATCAAAATTGCGTACATTCTTAATGATAAAGAAAATGTTCAACTCGTTGTGCTAGGAGGTACCCGAATTCCTCATTCTTCTTCATTGCTCGGAGATCAGGCTACAGAAGCATTGAAAAGGCTGAGGGTGAATCGTCTCTTCTTTGGAACGACAGGCTTTTCTATTGAGCATGGTTTAACTGTACTTAATAGCCTGCACGCTGATTGGAAAAGGAAGATCATAGATTGCGCTGATCATATTACCCTCGTAGCAGATTCTACAAAATTCGAAAAAATAGCTTTGGTGCAATTTGCTGAGATAACAAATGTAAGTGAACTTATAACGGATGATCAATTAGACCACTCCTCCATAAAAGAGATAGAGAATAAAGGTGTTAATGTGAGGGTTGCAAGGAAAAAAAGGTAG
- the kduI gene encoding 5-dehydro-4-deoxy-D-glucuronate isomerase, whose amino-acid sequence MEVRYATNPTDVKQYDGERLRSEFLVESLFVEGEVNMVYSHYDRVITGGAVPTVKPLKLEDQETLKTEFFLERREIGIINISEGKGKVIVDGETYELNKRDCLYVGRGNEDVQLDSVDASKPARFYLASATAHKEYPTKKLPIEDATPTKLGSDAESNNRTIYKYIHGDGIQSCQLMMGMTLLAPNNMWNTMPPHVHDRRMEAYLYFDMDEESRVFHFMGKPDDTRHLVVKNEQVVLSPPWSIHSGVGTNNYTFIWAMAGENYTFTDMDHVKMEELK is encoded by the coding sequence ATGGAAGTAAGGTATGCAACCAACCCGACAGATGTAAAACAGTATGATGGTGAAAGATTAAGAAGTGAGTTCCTGGTAGAGTCCCTGTTTGTAGAAGGTGAAGTCAATATGGTGTATTCTCACTATGATCGAGTCATTACTGGTGGTGCTGTCCCGACAGTGAAACCTCTGAAACTAGAAGATCAGGAAACTCTGAAAACTGAATTCTTCCTGGAACGAAGAGAAATCGGTATCATCAACATCTCTGAAGGGAAAGGGAAAGTCATCGTTGATGGGGAAACATATGAACTGAACAAACGTGACTGCTTGTATGTCGGTCGCGGAAATGAAGACGTGCAGTTGGATAGTGTCGATGCTTCTAAGCCTGCCCGTTTCTACTTAGCCTCTGCAACTGCTCATAAAGAATATCCGACAAAAAAACTTCCGATTGAAGATGCCACTCCTACGAAATTAGGATCTGACGCGGAATCTAACAATCGTACGATCTATAAATATATCCACGGAGATGGTATACAAAGCTGTCAACTGATGATGGGTATGACTTTGCTTGCTCCAAACAACATGTGGAATACCATGCCACCACACGTCCATGATCGTCGTATGGAAGCTTACCTCTACTTTGATATGGATGAGGAGTCCCGAGTTTTCCATTTCATGGGTAAGCCGGACGATACCCGACACCTTGTAGTTAAAAATGAGCAAGTGGTATTGTCTCCGCCATGGTCCATCCACTCCGGTGTCGGAACTAATAATTACACCTTCATCTGGGCGATGGCAGGAGAAAACTATACGTTTACAGATATGGATCATGTGAAGATGGAAGAGCTGAAATAA
- a CDS encoding sugar kinase — protein MDVITLGESMVLFKPGSTGPLRYVDSYRRTVGGAETNVAIALTRLGHQTGWISKLGQDEFGLYTRNVIRGEGVDTSSVVFDDHAPTAVFFKERMTNQDPNIYYYRHHSAASLLSPDDLDENYLQSAKYLHLTGITPALSESCKATVDEAIKLAKKHKKTIIFDPNIRLKLWSEEKARQVLMEIASQVDIVLPGIEEGKLLTGFSDPEEIAEVFLNQGAKVVVVKLGSEGAYFATESERAYVSGFQVDEVVDTAGAGDGFAAGFISGLLRGWDFAKAVKFGNRIGAYALSVEGDMEGYPFWRQVNPDQSQQIISR, from the coding sequence ATGGATGTTATAACTCTTGGTGAAAGTATGGTTCTATTCAAGCCGGGTTCGACAGGTCCGCTCAGATATGTAGATTCTTATAGGAGAACAGTGGGCGGGGCGGAGACGAATGTAGCTATTGCACTGACAAGGCTCGGTCACCAGACGGGCTGGATTAGCAAACTCGGTCAGGATGAATTCGGGCTGTATACACGGAATGTCATCCGTGGGGAAGGGGTGGACACTTCTAGCGTCGTTTTCGATGATCATGCTCCTACGGCTGTATTTTTTAAAGAAAGAATGACCAATCAGGATCCAAACATTTACTATTACCGGCATCATTCAGCAGCGAGTTTGCTTTCTCCTGATGATTTGGACGAAAACTATCTTCAATCGGCCAAATACCTTCATTTGACTGGCATCACTCCAGCTTTAAGTGAAAGCTGTAAAGCAACAGTAGATGAAGCGATCAAGCTGGCAAAAAAACATAAGAAGACCATTATTTTCGACCCGAATATACGTTTGAAATTGTGGTCTGAAGAAAAGGCCAGACAAGTACTTATGGAAATTGCAAGTCAGGTGGATATTGTATTACCAGGCATAGAAGAAGGAAAACTTCTGACGGGATTCAGTGACCCTGAAGAAATCGCCGAAGTTTTCTTAAATCAGGGAGCTAAAGTTGTCGTAGTCAAGCTTGGAAGTGAAGGAGCGTATTTTGCCACAGAAAGTGAGAGGGCATATGTTTCAGGGTTCCAAGTAGACGAAGTAGTGGATACGGCTGGAGCTGGAGACGGTTTCGCAGCAGGTTTCATCTCAGGGCTATTACGTGGATGGGACTTTGCGAAAGCTGTCAAGTTCGGCAACCGAATCGGAGCTTATGCTTTATCTGTGGAAGGAGATATGGAAGGCTATCCTTTTTGGAGGCAAGTTAATCCTGATCAATCTCAGCAAATAATTTCTCGTTAG
- a CDS encoding bifunctional 4-hydroxy-2-oxoglutarate aldolase/2-dehydro-3-deoxy-phosphogluconate aldolase: MINKITLFNRLVESGVVAVIRKVPEHAVEQLCESLIKGGVNALEVTVDDPNGLAAIRKLTTAFKGQAIIGAGTVLDRETAKQAIDSGAEFIVSPVLNEDVVKTTLRYGKLSVPGVMTPTEAITAYEMGVDMVKVFPASSVGDSFIKNMKGPLPQIPIMTTGGVDLDNAADFIRAGAVAIGAGGNLINNTLIAEENFAEIEQIATSYTEAVKEARS; the protein is encoded by the coding sequence GTGATCAATAAAATTACTCTATTCAATCGTTTAGTAGAAAGTGGTGTCGTGGCTGTTATTCGTAAAGTACCGGAACATGCTGTTGAACAGTTATGTGAAAGCCTGATTAAAGGCGGTGTAAATGCCCTTGAAGTAACCGTCGATGATCCGAATGGACTTGCCGCCATCCGAAAATTGACAACTGCCTTCAAAGGTCAAGCGATCATTGGAGCAGGAACTGTCCTGGATAGGGAAACGGCAAAGCAGGCGATCGATAGTGGAGCTGAATTCATCGTAAGCCCGGTGTTGAACGAAGACGTTGTAAAAACGACACTTCGATATGGGAAATTATCTGTTCCGGGAGTCATGACGCCGACGGAGGCCATTACGGCTTATGAGATGGGAGTCGACATGGTGAAAGTTTTTCCGGCCTCATCCGTAGGAGATTCGTTCATTAAGAACATGAAAGGACCGTTACCCCAAATACCAATCATGACGACAGGTGGCGTTGATCTAGATAATGCGGCAGACTTTATTAGGGCTGGAGCAGTTGCTATTGGGGCAGGTGGAAACCTTATCAATAATACTTTAATTGCAGAAGAAAATTTTGCTGAAATTGAACAAATTGCTACATCCTATACCGAAGCAGTAAAAGAAGCGAGATCATAA
- a CDS encoding AraC family transcriptional regulator, whose amino-acid sequence MSADILQQLLQETDEEKSLLQQSNQVKKDLYTNRGDFIIQSEKLMDSDKMIMIRKHARYADFPKHKHDYIEMNYVYSGKLEQTVGETPIRLKQGELILLNQFIEHEIKACEREDIIINFIIRPRFFEYIFTYLTTDNTENTMNDFLINSLFEHTQNGQFLYFAVSEVEYIQELVKRVIREIMKPSLLSQSSIKLYMGLLMIELVKHSDKLKKLNDGNLEHQMIMKALKYIEEHYRTANLYELAEELNQTHYWLSKNIKKITNKNFKDLLQEKRLSVAMDLLKNNHLSISSIVEQVGYDNISYFYRIFKKKYGVTPKQYRDQFEEF is encoded by the coding sequence TTGTCAGCGGATATCCTACAACAACTGCTTCAGGAAACAGATGAAGAAAAATCACTGTTGCAGCAAAGCAATCAAGTGAAAAAAGACCTCTATACAAATAGGGGTGATTTTATCATTCAAAGTGAGAAATTGATGGATTCAGATAAAATGATCATGATTAGGAAACATGCAAGATATGCGGATTTTCCGAAGCATAAGCATGACTATATCGAGATGAATTATGTTTACAGTGGCAAACTCGAGCAAACCGTTGGGGAGACCCCGATTCGGCTGAAACAAGGGGAATTGATTCTGCTGAATCAGTTTATTGAGCATGAAATAAAAGCCTGTGAGCGAGAAGATATCATTATCAACTTCATCATCCGTCCCAGGTTCTTTGAATATATTTTCACCTATTTGACGACCGATAATACCGAGAACACGATGAATGATTTCCTGATAAACAGCCTATTTGAACATACGCAGAATGGGCAGTTCCTTTATTTTGCTGTTTCTGAAGTGGAGTACATCCAGGAGCTCGTCAAACGCGTTATCAGGGAAATTATGAAGCCGAGCCTCTTGTCTCAGTCTTCGATCAAACTGTATATGGGTTTACTCATGATTGAGCTTGTCAAACATTCTGATAAACTGAAAAAACTTAACGACGGGAACCTTGAACACCAAATGATCATGAAAGCCTTGAAATATATTGAAGAGCATTATCGTACAGCCAATTTATATGAACTGGCAGAAGAACTAAATCAAACTCATTATTGGCTCAGCAAAAACATAAAAAAAATCACAAATAAAAACTTTAAAGACTTATTACAGGAGAAACGATTAAGTGTAGCGATGGATTTATTGAAAAACAATCATCTGTCGATTTCTTCCATCGTGGAACAGGTAGGGTATGACAACATCAGTTACTTTTACCGGATTTTCAAAAAGAAATATGGAGTAACTCCGAAACAGTACCGTGACCAATTTGAAGAATTCTAG
- the rhaB gene encoding rhamnulokinase: MSKYSIAVDIGASSGRLMAGRVEEDRLTLQEIHRFENKISKNREFFCWDIQKIFYEIKAGIKKCRTAEIEPVSIGIDTWAVDFVLLDENDELLTDAVSYRDQRTDGMMEEVLQIVSKETLYFETGIQFQKFNTIYQLYYLKKNHPEILEKAKSFLMIPDYLNFLLTGVKANEYTNATSTQLVNAFTKKWDEQMIERLGINPSMFHEIKPPKTKLGPLRKELADEFGFDMEVILPATHDTGSAVLSVPSVNETIYLSSGTWSLIGVENRFPICVSEAMDYNFTNEGGIDYRFRFLKNIMGLWIIQEVKRNYHDHYSFADFVHLAQEARHFTSKVEVDDQRFLKPENMVEEIQKYCAETDQVPPSTPGEVAKCVFDSLADRYKQAIRQIEEIFEKEFSTINIIGGGCQNEMLNQLIADSTGKEVLAGPVEATAIGNIVSQLLSLEELDNIDQARSFIRLSFPIKQYVKVSV, encoded by the coding sequence GTGAGTAAATATAGTATTGCCGTGGATATAGGAGCTTCCAGCGGCAGGTTAATGGCGGGCAGGGTGGAAGAGGACAGGTTAACCCTTCAGGAAATCCATCGTTTTGAAAATAAGATAAGCAAAAACAGAGAGTTTTTCTGTTGGGATATACAGAAGATTTTTTATGAAATCAAGGCCGGGATAAAGAAGTGTCGTACTGCTGAAATAGAGCCCGTAAGTATCGGAATTGATACGTGGGCGGTTGATTTTGTCCTGTTGGATGAAAATGATGAATTGTTGACGGACGCTGTCTCCTATCGTGATCAAAGGACGGATGGGATGATGGAGGAAGTCCTTCAAATCGTGAGTAAGGAAACATTGTATTTCGAAACCGGCATCCAGTTTCAAAAGTTCAATACGATTTATCAGCTTTATTACCTAAAAAAAAATCACCCGGAAATATTGGAAAAGGCAAAATCCTTTCTCATGATTCCGGATTATTTAAACTTTTTACTAACGGGTGTGAAAGCCAATGAATATACGAATGCAACATCCACCCAGTTAGTGAATGCCTTTACTAAAAAGTGGGATGAGCAAATGATAGAACGGTTAGGCATTAATCCTTCCATGTTTCACGAAATAAAGCCTCCTAAAACAAAGCTTGGCCCTTTGAGAAAAGAGTTGGCTGACGAATTCGGTTTTGATATGGAGGTTATTTTACCAGCTACGCATGATACCGGATCAGCTGTCCTGTCTGTCCCGTCTGTCAATGAAACGATTTATCTCAGCTCAGGAACGTGGTCTCTCATTGGAGTTGAAAATCGATTCCCGATTTGTGTCTCAGAGGCAATGGATTACAATTTCACGAACGAAGGGGGAATTGATTATCGTTTTCGCTTCTTAAAGAACATTATGGGGCTTTGGATCATCCAGGAAGTCAAGCGGAATTACCATGATCACTATTCTTTCGCGGACTTTGTACACTTAGCCCAGGAGGCCAGGCATTTTACATCTAAAGTAGAGGTGGACGATCAACGCTTTTTAAAGCCCGAAAATATGGTGGAAGAAATTCAGAAGTACTGTGCAGAAACAGATCAGGTGCCCCCTTCAACGCCTGGAGAAGTCGCTAAATGTGTGTTTGACAGTTTAGCAGATCGGTATAAACAAGCGATCCGGCAAATTGAGGAGATTTTCGAAAAAGAGTTCTCCACGATTAATATAATTGGTGGTGGATGCCAGAATGAAATGCTGAATCAGCTTATTGCAGATTCCACGGGGAAAGAGGTTTTAGCCGGACCGGTAGAGGCTACGGCAATCGGAAATATCGTTTCACAATTACTCTCCCTTGAGGAATTGGACAACATAGATCAGGCCAGGAGCTTTATTAGACTATCTTTTCCTATTAAGCAATACGTAAAAGTTTCTGTATAA
- the rhaA gene encoding L-rhamnose isomerase codes for MTIKANFEWAKEEYEKWGVDVEGAMEKLKNVPISIHCWQGDDVGGFEVNQQELSGGIDVTGNYPGKASTPDELRSDLEMALSLIPGKHRINLHAIYGETKGEVVERDELKPEHFENWVNWAKDNKLGLDFNPTLFSHPKADDGLTLAHPDPSIRDFWIRHCIASRKIGEYFGKELGTPSVTNIWIPDGYKDIPSDRLTPRKRLKESLDKIFADEIDEQYNVDAVESKLFGIGSEAYVVGSHEFYMGYALKNDKLCLLDTGHYHPTEVVSNKISAMLLYSDQVALHVSRPVRWDSDHVVALDDELKEIGMEIVRNDALDQVRIGLDFFDASINRVAAWTIGTRNMIKALLYGLLLPNDHLKELQETGNFTDRLALMEEFKTYPFGAIWDYYCEEMDVPVKETWLNDVRQYEEEVLSKRS; via the coding sequence ATGACCATAAAAGCAAATTTTGAATGGGCAAAAGAAGAATATGAAAAATGGGGCGTCGATGTAGAGGGAGCTATGGAAAAATTAAAGAACGTACCGATCTCGATTCACTGCTGGCAGGGAGATGATGTAGGAGGGTTTGAAGTGAACCAGCAGGAGCTTTCGGGAGGAATTGATGTGACCGGAAATTATCCTGGTAAAGCGTCGACTCCAGACGAACTCAGAAGCGATTTGGAGATGGCGCTATCCCTGATTCCGGGGAAACATCGGATCAATCTTCATGCGATCTATGGAGAAACAAAAGGAGAAGTGGTTGAGCGGGATGAACTGAAGCCTGAACACTTTGAAAACTGGGTCAATTGGGCAAAAGATAATAAACTTGGTCTGGATTTCAATCCCACCCTGTTCTCTCATCCTAAAGCGGACGACGGATTAACGTTGGCACATCCGGATCCATCTATCCGAGACTTTTGGATTCGTCACTGTATCGCCAGTCGTAAAATCGGAGAATACTTTGGAAAAGAGTTAGGAACACCTTCCGTGACGAATATATGGATCCCTGATGGATACAAAGATATTCCGAGTGACCGCCTGACGCCAAGGAAACGATTGAAAGAATCATTGGATAAGATTTTTGCCGATGAGATCGATGAACAATACAATGTGGATGCTGTAGAAAGTAAGCTGTTCGGCATCGGATCGGAAGCCTACGTGGTAGGTTCTCATGAATTTTATATGGGATACGCATTGAAGAACGACAAATTATGCTTATTGGATACAGGACACTATCATCCTACAGAAGTCGTATCAAATAAAATCTCGGCTATGCTATTATACAGCGATCAGGTGGCTCTGCATGTTTCAAGACCTGTAAGATGGGATAGTGATCACGTGGTCGCCCTGGATGATGAACTGAAAGAAATCGGAATGGAAATTGTCCGGAATGATGCGTTGGATCAAGTTCGTATAGGGCTGGACTTTTTTGATGCAAGTATTAATAGAGTCGCAGCCTGGACGATTGGTACACGGAATATGATTAAAGCTTTATTATACGGTCTGCTGCTTCCAAATGACCATTTGAAGGAGCTGCAGGAAACGGGGAATTTCACGGATCGTTTAGCCTTGATGGAGGAGTTCAAGACATATCCGTTTGGTGCCATCTGGGACTATTATTGTGAGGAAATGGATGTTCCTGTCAAAGAAACATGGTTGAATGATGTCCGGCAGTATGAGGAAGAAGTTCTGTCCAAGCGATCCTGA
- a CDS encoding DeoR/GlpR family DNA-binding transcription regulator — MLIAERQQRIVELVNERESVRVSELSKIFSVTEETIRRDLEKLEKNKKLARSHGGAVSLQPSDSSETPYTKREIINVKEKKQIALEAVKHVNSGDKIILDASTTAWYMAKALPDEPLTVLTNSIKVALELSDKKEITVISTGGTLLSKSLSYVGPLAEASLKTYFVDKTFISCKGLHTERGMSESDEHQAIIKRTMVNCAERTYVLVDYSKFGVQDFSRIDQLDVIHRVITDHNASPSDLQQLEDKGIEVTVVDTVSQQEVI, encoded by the coding sequence ATGCTAATAGCTGAAAGACAGCAAAGAATAGTTGAACTTGTAAATGAACGGGAAAGTGTAAGGGTTTCGGAATTGAGTAAGATTTTCTCCGTTACAGAAGAAACCATTCGACGGGATTTAGAAAAACTTGAAAAGAATAAAAAACTGGCGAGAAGCCACGGGGGAGCCGTAAGCCTTCAACCTTCTGATTCATCAGAAACCCCTTATACCAAGCGTGAAATCATAAATGTTAAAGAAAAAAAGCAGATAGCTCTGGAAGCTGTAAAGCATGTTAACTCCGGGGACAAAATCATCTTAGACGCCAGCACAACAGCCTGGTACATGGCTAAAGCTTTACCTGATGAACCGCTTACCGTCCTTACCAATTCCATTAAAGTGGCTCTGGAATTAAGCGATAAGAAAGAGATTACAGTCATTTCAACTGGTGGAACATTACTGTCTAAATCGCTCTCTTATGTTGGTCCTTTAGCTGAAGCTTCTTTAAAAACATATTTTGTAGACAAAACTTTCATTTCATGTAAAGGACTTCATACAGAGCGTGGGATGAGTGAATCGGATGAACATCAGGCCATCATAAAAAGAACGATGGTGAATTGTGCAGAACGGACGTATGTTTTAGTCGATTACAGCAAATTTGGTGTTCAGGATTTCTCCCGGATCGATCAATTAGATGTCATTCACCGGGTAATTACCGATCACAATGCATCCCCTTCCGACCTGCAACAACTGGAAGATAAAGGTATAGAAGTCACAGTAGTCGATACGGTTTCTCAACAGGAAGTCATTTGA
- the rhaD gene encoding rhamnulose-1-phosphate aldolase produces the protein MNKVKMNQAILDAPFIQDMMNNTYDMWNRGWDELNGGNISCLLEEGEVSNYLNVNHVLRTIDLAFPVPELAGKYFIVTGSGKYFRNVRENPEECLGIIRVRADGEGIELLWGLRDGASPTSELASHFMSHITRLKQDPSHKVIMHSHTTHLIAMTFNHELDEVLFTRTLWKMCTECLVVFPEGVGILKWMVPGTDEIGKKTAEKMKDFRLVVWPHHGIFGAGKSLSEAFGLLETVEKAAHIYMLTNAHKDGIRQMITDQELRDLAKRFSVNPPEKYFTE, from the coding sequence ATGAATAAAGTAAAAATGAATCAGGCTATTTTAGACGCACCTTTTATACAAGATATGATGAACAATACGTATGACATGTGGAATCGTGGATGGGATGAGCTGAATGGTGGAAATATCAGCTGCTTATTGGAGGAAGGGGAAGTCTCCAACTACTTAAATGTGAACCATGTATTACGAACTATTGACTTAGCTTTCCCGGTGCCTGAACTTGCCGGTAAATACTTTATCGTGACAGGATCTGGTAAATATTTCCGGAATGTTAGGGAAAACCCGGAAGAATGCCTCGGAATTATCCGTGTTCGTGCCGATGGGGAAGGTATAGAATTGTTATGGGGACTACGTGACGGAGCTTCCCCTACAAGTGAATTGGCATCACATTTCATGAGCCATATCACCCGTTTGAAACAAGACCCTTCCCATAAGGTCATCATGCATTCCCACACCACACATTTAATCGCCATGACCTTCAATCATGAGCTGGATGAAGTCCTTTTTACAAGAACACTCTGGAAAATGTGCACGGAATGCCTCGTGGTCTTTCCTGAAGGGGTCGGGATTCTGAAGTGGATGGTGCCAGGCACTGATGAAATCGGAAAGAAAACGGCTGAGAAAATGAAGGACTTCCGGCTTGTAGTCTGGCCGCATCACGGGATTTTTGGTGCAGGTAAATCTTTATCAGAGGCATTCGGACTGCTCGAAACTGTTGAAAAAGCTGCTCACATCTATATGCTAACAAATGCGCACAAAGACGGCATCAGACAAATGATTACAGATCAGGAGTTAAGAGATCTTGCAAAAAGATTTTCAGTAAACCCACCTGAAAAGTACTTCACCGAGTAA